The genomic interval GTCTGGTGAAATGAGCGCGCACCGCCATGAATCGCCGCGCCGCCGGGATACGGCGGCGCTGATCATCGCCGCCGGGCTGGTGGTGGCCGGCGGCGTGATGCTGTGGGACAGCGCGCGCCTGGCCGATCTGGGCGGCTATTCCGGCATCGGCCCGGCCAGCGTGCCGCGCGTGGTCGGCTTCGGCCTGCTGGGCCTGGCCGTCTGGACCGCCATCGAGGCGCTGCGCGGCGATTTCCCCGAACGCCCGCCGCAGAACGCCGCGCCGGTGCTGTGGATCGTCGCGGGCCTGGCCCTGCAGCTGATGCTGCTGCACACGACCGGCTTTTCCATCGCCACCGGCATTCTCTTCGGCTTTACCGCCCGGGCCTTCGGCAAGCGCAACCTGGCGATGACCATTCCCGTCGGCATCGTCTTCGCCTTCGTGGTCTGGGTCGTCTTCTCGCAACTTCTGATGCTGCACCTGCCCGCCGGGCCGCTTGAGCATCTGGCTTTTCCGCGGGGCTGAACCATGAGCGCATTCGAATTCCTGCTGCAGGGGCTCGGCACCGCCGCCGAGCCGATGATGCTGCTTTACGCGCTGATCGGCGTGACGCTGGGCACCGCCGTCGGCGTGCTGCCGGGCATCGGTCCGGCGCTGACCGTGGCGCTGCTGCTGCCCGTCACCTACCGGCTGGACCCGGCTGGCTCGCTCATCATGTTCGCCGGCATCTATTACGGCGGCATGTATGGCGGCTCGACCACCTCGATCCTTCTGAACACGCCGGGCGAAAGCGCCTCGATCATCACCGCGCTGGAAGGCAACAAGATGGCCCGCAAGGGCCGCGGCGGGCCGGCGCTCGCCACCGCGGCCATCGGGTCCTTCATCGCCGGGCTCATCGCGACGCTGCTTCTGGCCTTCCTGGCGCCCAGCATCGTCAAGCTGGCGCTGGTCTTCGGTCCGCGCGAATATTTCGCGCTGATGGTACTGGCCTTCGTCACCGTCTCGGCCGCCTTCGGCGATTCGGCGCTGCGCGGGCTGACCTCGCTGTTCCTGGGCCTGGCGCTGGCCTGCGTCGGCATCGATCAGCTGACCGGGCAGGCGCGGCTGTCCTTCGGCACGCCCGAGCTGCTGGACGGGATCGAAGTCACCACCATGGCCGTCGCCATGTTCGCCGTGGGCGAGGCGCTGTTCATCGCCGGCCAGCGCAACCAGCAGGAGGACGAGGTGACGGCCGTCAAGGGCTCGATCTGGATGAGCGCGCGCGACTGGGCGCGGTCCTGGAAGCCCTGGCTGCGCGGCACCTTCATCGGCTTTCCCATCGGCGCCATGCCGGCCGGCGGGGCCGAGATCGGCACCTTCCTGTCCTATGCCACCGAGAAGAAGCTGACCAAGCACCCCGAGGAATTCGGCCAAGGCGCCATCGAAGGCGTGGCCGGACCCGAGGCCGCCAACAACGCCAGCGCCGCCGGCACGCTGGTGCCCCTGCTGACGCTGGGCCTGCCGACCTCGGCCACGGCGGCGATCATGCTGGCGGGCTTCCAGCAGTTCGGGCTGCAGCCCGGCCCGCTGCTCTTCGCCACCAACCCCACGCTGGTCTGGGGGCTGATCGCCTCGCTCCTGATCGCGAACGCCATGCTTCTGGTGCTGAACCTGCCGATGATCGGGTTGTGGGTAAAGCTGCTGACGGTGCCGAAGCCCTGGCTTTACGCCGGCATCCTGCTGTTCGCGACGCTGGGCACCATCGGCGCCAACCCCTCGGCCTTCGAGCTGGGGATGCTGCTGGGCTTCGGCGTGCTGGGCTATGTGATGCGGCTCTTCGGCTATCCGATCGCGCCGATCGTGGTCGGGCTGATCCTTGGCCCGCTGGCCGAGCAGCAGCTGCGCCGGGCGCTGTCCATCAGCCAAGGCGACTGGACCACGCTGGTGCAGTCCCCCATCGCGGCCGCGCTGCTGGGCATCGCCGCGCTGGCGCTGATCGTGCCGCTGATCCTGCGCGCCCGCGGCAAGGGCGAGGTGCTGAGCCAGCTCGCCGGCGAAGAGGACTGACCAAAAAACCGCCCCGGTCCCGCAAGGGCCGGGGCCTGCCATGTTCTGGCGGCATGGCCGCCTTGTCCTTTTGCTGCGTTGCAGAACGGGCCTGCGGCGCCCATCTGTCTGTCATCGGAAACGATCATACAGACAGGCAGAAAAATGCACCGCGCCTTCCATTCCATCCATTCGGCCCTTTCGACCCTGCGGGCCGCCATCGCCGTCGCCTCGGCGGCTGAAGCGCATCGCCGCCCGGCGGCCGCGGACCTGCGTCGCCTGGGCATCGACGAAGCCAAATTCGCCGCGATCCACCTGTAAGCCCGATCAGGCGCCCCGCCCGGTCGCGGGGCGGCCCGCGACTCGGCGGTTTCACGCCAACCGCCCCCTTGCTGACGCCACGCCGTCAGGACTCCGTCAATCTTTTGCCGATATAGCTTGATTCGCACACGGGCGAATCGACGGGAAACGGCATGCGGCAGGACCAAGGGCGAGGATTATCGGGACGGGGATCATCGGGACGGGGATCATCGGGAAGGACGCATGGCGTCCGGCGGAACCGGCCGGCTGGGCACGGGGCGGCATGCCGATCCTGATCCTTGCCGTGCTGATCGCCAAGCTTGCGGCCATGGCGGGATGTCTGGCCGGCATCGGCCCTGCCGGGCTGATTGGACTTTATGTCTGCTCGGGGCTCGTGACGCTGGCCATGCTGGCGCTTGGGCTCCGCCGCCCGGACCCGGCCTGAACCGGACCCGTCGCTCTGGTGCGGGCGCGCTTGTTCCGGACGCTATCCTTCGATATGTATGCTGTTCATTACGATCCGGGGCGGGCGCAGGCCGGCGATCCGTGGCGTAGTCCTGAACAGCGAACCGGATATGCGTCCAGACCAGATTCCGCCCGCCAGCGCGGTCCCCGCACGCCAGATCATCGCGGCGCTGGTCGTCACGCATGACCGGCTGGAGCGGCTGCGCGTCACGCTCTCGCGCCTGCTGGCCCAGGACCTGGATCATGTGCTGGTCTTCGACAACGCCTCGGGCGACGGCACGCGGGACTATCTGGGCGGCATCAACGATCCCCGGCTGATCGCCGTGCATCACCCGGTCAACCTGGGCGGCGCCGGCGGCTTCGCGCGCGGGCTGCGCCAGGTGGTCGAGACGCTGGACCCCGACTGGGTGGTGCTGATGGACGACGACGGCCGCCCCGCCCCGGGCCAGATCGCGCATTTCCGCAGCCTGGACCTGCGGGGCTGGGACGCGCTGGGGGCGGCGGTGCTGACGCCCGGGGGCCAAGTCTGCGAGATGAACCGGCCCTATCGCAACCCGTTCTGGCGGCTGCCGGAATTCCTGCGCACCCTCGCCGGCGCCGGGCGGCGCGGCTTTCACCTGGGCGACGACGATTACGGCCCCGACGGCGGACCGGTCGAGATCGACATGACCTCTTTTGTCGGGCTGTTCCTGTCGCGCGCCAGCATCGCCCGCGCCGGCTATCCCGACGAGCGGCTGTTCATCTATGGCGACGACCAGCTTTATACGCTGGAAATGCGCCGCAAGGGCCTGCGCATCGGCTTCCTGCCCGAGATCCGGTTCGAGCATGACACCGGCTCGATCCAGTCCGGCGGGCATCTGGTGCTGCGGCCGATGTGGAAGGTCTATTACATGTATCGCAACGCGCTGCTGGCCTATCGCGTCGCGGCGGGACCGTGGTTCTGGCCGCTTCTGCCGGTGCTGGCGCTGCGCTGGCGCGGCAAGGCGCGGCATTACGGCCCGGACGCGGCGCGCTATCGCAGGATCCTGCAGCGCGCCTTCCGCGACGGGCTGCACCAGAGGCTGGACCGCCCGCATTCGGAAATCGTCGCGCTGGCAGGCAAGCGCGACTAGGCCCGGTCCGCGAATTGCCGGATCGCGACCAGGATCGCCTGGAAGCTGCGCCGCGCCCGGTCGCTGCGGCGGCGGGCGCGCAGATAGCCATGGGGCAGCTCCGGCTCGTTGCGCCAATGCGCCGCGACGCCCTCGACCCGCAGCCGCCGCGCATAGTCGCGCCCGTCGTCGCGCAGCGGATCGACATCGGCGGTGACGACGAAACCCGGCGCCAAGCCGGCCAGGCTGTCGGCCTGCAGGGGACGCGCCAGCGGATCGACGGGGCCTTTGCCATGCAGCGCGGTGTGATAGCCGGCCAGATCCTCGGTCCGCAGCAGGGGCGCCTCGGCATTCTCGCGATAGGAGGGCGCGCTGCCGTCGCCGCCAAGGCCGGGATAGACCAGCACCTGCCCCAGCGGCTGCCGCGCCCCGCGACGCGACAGGCAAAGCGCGGCGGCCAGCAACCCGCCCGCGCTGTCGCCCGCGATGACGGCGGGACGGTCCAGCGCGTCCCAGACCGCCTGCACATCCGCGATCTGCGCCGGCCAGCGATGCTCGGGCGCCAGCCGGTAATCGACCGCGACGACCTGCAAGCCGGTGGCATCGGCAATCTCGGCGCAAATATCGTCATGGCTGTCGAGCCCGCCGACCACGAAACCGCCGCCATGCACATAGGCCACGGCCACGCGGGTCTCCGCGCCATAGACGCGGCAGGGCACGCCGCCGATGCGGCGATCCTCGACCTTCAGGCCGGGCGGGCGCGGGGCGCGAAAGACAGCGCACATCGCATCGTAGAAGCGGCGGTTCTCGGCGGCGCTGGCCGCGTTCGCCTCGGGCGGATAGGCGGCCTCGGTCCGGGCGATGAAGTCCAGCACCTGCGGATCGCGGATCATGCCGCGCCCTCGGCGATGCGGCCCTCGGCGATGCGGCGCGTCAGCCAGTCCGGGTCCATCTGCGGCACCGAGGCCAGCAATTCGCGGGTATAGGCATGGCGCGGCGGGTCCAGCACCTCGGACCTCAAGCCCTTGTCCATGACCCGGCCGCCCTTCATCACCACCACTTCGTCGGCGATGGCGCGGACGGTGGCGATGTCATGGGTGATGAACATGTAGCTGACGCCGGTTTCGTCCTGCACCTTGCTGAGCAGCCGCAGGATGCCCTCGGCCACCAGCTGGTCCAGCGCGCTGGTCACCTCGTCGCAGATGATGAATTCAGGATCGGCGGCCAGCGCGCGGGCGATGCCGATGCGCTGCTTCTGCCCGCCCGACAGCTCGCCCGGCAGGCGGTCGAGGAAGCGCGCCGGTTCCAGCTCGATCTGCTCCATCAGCTCATGCAGCCGCGTCTCGCGCGCGCGGCCGGTCAGGCCCAGGTAGAATTGCAGGGGCCGCGACAGGATCTGCCGGATGGTCTGGCGCGGGTTCAGCGCCGTGTCGGCCATCTGATAGATCATCTGCACCGCCCGCTTCTGTTCCAGCCTGCGCTGCGCCAGGCGCGGCGGCAGGGGCGTGCCGTTCAGCGCGATGCTGCCGGCGCGCGGCGGCAGCAGCCCGGTGATCGCCCGCGCCGTGGTGGACTTGCCCGAGCCGGATTCGCCCACCACCGCCACGGTGGCGCCGCGCGGGATGTCGAAGCTGACCTCGCTGAGCACGTCCAGCGAGGAATAGCCCGCCGTCACCTCGCGGATGCTGATCGTCGGCGCGCTGGCCTGCGGCAGGGTGCGCGGCGGCCGGCGGAACTCGCGCACCGCCCAGAGCGAGCGGGTGTACTCCTGCGCCGGCGCCTCGATCATCCGGCGGGTCGGTGCGTCCTCGACCTCGCGGCCGTGGCGCATGACCTTGATGCGGTCGGCCATCTGGGCGACCACGGCCAGGTCGTGGGTGATGTAGATCGCCGCCGTGCCCGTGGTCTCGACCGCCTGCCGGATCGCCGCCAGCACGCCGATCTGCGTGGTCACGTCCAGCGCCGTGGTCGGCTCGTCAAAGACGATCAGGTCGGGCTTGCAGGCCATGGCCATGGCGACCATCGCCCGCTGCAACTGCCCGCCCGAGACCTGATGCGGAAAGCGCAGCCCGAAATGCTCCGGGTCGGGCAGGTGCATGGCGGCGTAGAGCTGGCGCGCGAAGGCTTCGGATTCCGCGCGGTCCGCCGTGTGGTGGATCGCCGGCCCCTCGCAGAACTGGTCCAGAAGCCGCCATGCCGGGTTGAAGCTTGCCGCCGCCGATTGCGCGACATAGGCCACCCGGCGGCCGCGAAAGGCGCGGCGCCGGCGCTCGGGCAATTGCAGCAGGTCGGTGCCGTCGAGGATCACCCGCCCGCCGGCAAAGCGCAGCCCGCCCTGCGCGAAACCCAGCGCCGCAAGGCCCAGCGTGGACTTCCCGGCCCCGGATTCGCCGATCAGCCCGACGACCTCGCCCCGGGCGACCTGCAGGTCGACGCCGTGCAGGATCGGGGTCCAGCCTTCCTCGCGCCGCGCCTCGACCTTCAGCTTTTCGATGTTCAGCAGCATGGTTCAGTCCTTCAGACCCGAGGCGCGGTGCAGCATCCAGTCCACCACGAAATTGACCGAGACCGTCAGCACGGCGATGCAGGCGGCGGGCAGCAGCGGCGTGATGTCGCCGAAGGTGATCAGCGCCGCATTGTCGCGCACCATCGCGCCCCAGTCCGCCATCGGCGGCGGCAGGCCGAGGCCCAGGAAGCTGAGCGCCGAGATGGTCAGGAACACGAAGCAGAACCGCAGCCCGAACTCGGCGATCAGCGGCGCCGAGATGTTCGGCAGCACCTCGCGGCTGATGATCCACCAGGTGCCCTCGCCGCGCAGCTGCGCCGCCTCGACATAGTCCATCACCATGACGTTCATCGCCGTGGCACGGGCCAGGCGAAAGACCCGCGTGGAATCGAGGATCGCCACCACCACGACCAGGTTCGCCACCCCCGGCCCCAGCGCCGACAGGGCCAGCAGCGTCAGGATCAGCGCCGGCACCGCCATCAGCACGTCGACCAGCCGCGACAGCGCCAGATCGACCCAGCCGCCAAGCGCCGCCGCCAGCAGTCCGGCAATGGCGCCGATGCCGAAGGCCAGCGCCGTGGTGACCAGCGCCACGCCCACGGTATTGCGCGCGCCCCAGATCAGCCGCGACAGCATGTCCCGGCCCAGCGTGTCGGTGCCAAGGGGATAGGCGGCGCTCCACGGCTCGAACTGGGCGCCGACGATCTGCGCCTCGGCATGGGGGGCCAGCAGCGGCGCGAAGAGCGCGATCACCGCATAGGCGGCGATGACCAGAACCCCCAGGATCGCAGTCGGCGGCATGGTTTTCAGCATCCGGATCATGGGCTTACCTCGGATGCAGCAGGCGGGGGTTCGTGGCGATCGCCAGAACGTCGGCCAGCAGGTTCAGCAGGATATAGACCGCGGCGAAGATCAGCGCGCAGGCCTGCACCACCGGAATGTCGCGGTTGGTGACGCTGTCCACCATCAGCTGACCGAGGCCGGGATAGACGAAGACAACCTCGACGATGACGACGCCGGTGATCAGCCAGGCCACGTTCAGCGCCACCACGTTGACGATGGGGGCCAGCGCGTTCGGCAGGGCGTGGCGGGTGACGACGCGCCAGCGCGACACCCCTTTCAGCCGCGCCATGGTGACATAGGGCGCGCCCAGCACGTTGACCACCGCCGCCCGCGTCATCCGCATCATGTGGGCGGTCACCACCAGGACCAGCGTGATCGCGGGCAGGAAGGCGCGGCCCAGCATCTCGGCCAGCCGCGGCGAGGCGCCGGGATCGGCGATCGAGGGGAACCAGCCCATCCTGACCGACAGCCAGAACATCAGGATATAGGCGATGAAGAATTCCGGAAACGAGATCGCCGACAGCGTTGCCACATTGGCGATGCGGTCGAACCAGCTGCCGCGCCACAAAGCGGCGAGCAGGCCCAGCCCCACCGCCAGCGGCACCGCGATCACCGCCGCATAGGCGGCCAGGAACAGCGTGTTGCCCAGCCGCGCGGCCAGCAGGTCCGCCACCGGCCGGCCATTGGCCAGCGAGCGGCCGAAATCGCCCGACAACACCCCGCCGACCCAGTCGAGATAGCGCCAGGCCAGGGGCTGATCCAGCCCAAGCTCGCGCCGGAAGGCGGCGACGGTCTCGGGCGTGGCGGACTGGCCCAGCACCTGCTGGGCGATATCGCCGGGCAACAGGCTGACGGCCAGGAAGATCAGCACCGAGATGACGAAGAGCGTAAAGACCCCGATGCCCAGCCGGCCCGCGATCATCCTCAGGATGGGCCGCCGCCGGGCCTCGGCGGCGCTCATGCGGTGGCCTCCTTCTGGCGGATCGGGCGGATGCCGGCGCCGGCATGGTCGGGATGCGGCGCGCCGTCCTGCGCGGCCACCCGGTCCAACGCCTCCAGCAGCGCCGGCGGCATCGGGATGGCGCGGCCCTCGCCGGTATCGACATGCAGCAGCATGTGCTCGCCGGTCGCGGCCTCGCTGCCGTCCTCGCGCAGGATGGCGTGATGCAGGCGGAAGCGTTTGGCGTCATGGCCCAGCAGCCGGGTCTCGACGGTCAAAAGCTCGCCGGCCTTCACCTCGGCCAGGTGGCGGATATGGGTCTCGACCGTATAGGCCGAGCGGCCCTGCGCCCGGTAATCGGCATCCAGCCCGATATGGATCAGGAAGGCGTCCGTCGCATCGCCCAGCACCTGCAGATAGCGGAACTCGGTCATGTGGCCGTTGTAGTCGACCCAGCCGCCGGTCACGCGGGCCTGATGGATGCGCAGCGGATAGCCCTCGGCCCGCACGGGCGCGCGGGCATAGAAGCCGTCCTCCTGCGCGCGCACGGTCTGGCCGACACCCCAGTCGTTCGCCTTGAGCGCTTGGAAGATGCCGACCAGGTTGTCGTCGCGGATCCGCTCCAGCTCGCGGATCGAATGCCGGCCCGACTGCGCGTCGGACTGGCCGGCGATACGGTCGATCAGCGCCTCGTCGAGGTCGGGCACCTCCATCAGCTTGGTCCAGGGCCATTTCAGCGCCGGGCCGAACTGGCCCAGGAAATGCCGCATCCCGGCCTCGCCGCCGGCGATGCGATAGGTCTCGAACAGGCCCATCTGCGCCCAGCGCAGGCCGAAGCCGAAGCGGATGATGTCGTCGATCTCCTCGGTGGTGGCGATGCCGTCATGGACCAGCCACAGCGCCTCGCGCCAGACGGCTTCCAGCAGGCGGTCGCCGATATGGGCGTCGATCTCGCGCGCGATCCGGACCGGCTTCATGCCGATTTCGGTCAGGATCTCGCAGGCGCGATCCGCCGCCGCGCCGCCGCCCACGACCTCGACCACCGGCAAGAGATAGACCGGATTGAACGGATGGGCGACGAGGATGCGGGCGGGATGCCGCGCCCCCTGCCGCAACTCGGACGGCTTGAAGCCCGAGGTCGAGGAGCCGATCAGCGCCGTCCCGGGCGCGGCGGCCTCGATCTCGGCGATGATGCGGTGCTTCAGCTCCAGCCGCTCGGGCACGCTTTCCTGGATATAGTCCGCGTCCCGGACCGCCTCGGCCAGCGAGTCGGCCCAGAGGATGCGCCCCGGCCGGGGCAGCGGCGCCTGGAACAGCCTTTCCCAGGCGCGGGTGGCATTCGCCAGCACCTCGCCGACGATGCGCTGCGCCTCGGGGTGGGGGTCGTGGACCGCCACGTCATGCCCCGAGAGGATGAAGCGGGCGATCCAGCCGCCGCCGATGACCCCGCCGCCGATTGCCGCGATCTTCATGCCTGCCACCACCGTTCCACGATCTTCCAGCCGTCGAGGAAGCGGTTCGACGCCACCTCGCCATGCGCCACCTTGTCATTGGCCACGTCGATATAGTTCACGAAGATCGGGATGATGGTGCCGCCGTCCTCGGAGACCAGCCCCTGCATCTCGCGATACATCTCGGCGCGCAGGCTGTCGTCCAGCTCGGCCCGCGCCTTCAGCAGCAACTCGTTGAAGCGTTCGTTGTCCCAGTGGCTCTCGTTCCACTCGGCGCCCCGGGCATAGACCAGGCTGAACATGTCGTCCTCGGTCGGGCGGCCGTTCCAGTAGCTGACGCAGAAGGGCTTCTTCAGCCAGACATTGGACCAATAGCCGTCGTCCGGCTCGCGCTTGACGGTCAGCTCGATCCCGGCCGCCTTGGCCGATTGCTGGAACAGCTGCACCATGTCGAGCGCCCCGACCGAGGCCGCGTCCGAGGCGGAAATCTCGACCTTCAGCCCCTCCATGCCGGCCTGTTTCAGGTAATGTTTCGCCTTGTCAGGGTCATAGGCCCGCTGCGGCAGGTCGGCGGCAAAGAAGCGGTTCGCCGGCGCGATCGGGCTGTCATTGGCGATCTGGCCATGGCCGCGCAGCACCTTGTCCAGCACCTCCTGCCGGTCGATAGCGTATTTCAGCGCCAGCCGCAGGTTCGGATCGGTAAAGGGCGCCTGGTCGCAGAACATCGGCATGGTGTAATGCGCAGTTCCCGTCACCTCGACCAGTTGCAGGCCGGGCCGGCGCTGCAACAGGTGCAGGGTGGCGAGGTCGGGCGAGTTGATGACATCGACCTCGCCGGTCATCAGCGCATTCTGCCGGGCGGTGGCGTCGTTGATGGTCAGCAGCACCGCCTCGTCGAACCAGGCGCGGTCGGGCTTCCAGTAATCGTCGCGGCGCTTGAGCGTGATACGCACGCCGGGCTCGAAATTCTCCAGCACATAGCCGCCGGTGCCCAGGCCCGACTGCCAGTCCAGCGTGCCGTCCTCGTTCGCCGGCATGATGACGAAGTGATAGTCCGAAGTCAGATAGGCGAAATCGGCATTGCCTGAGGTCAGCTCGAACACCACGACATTGTCGCCGTCGGCGCGGATCTCCTTGACCTGCTCCAGCGAGCCCTTGGCGCCGGACTTGGTATCGGCACCGCGATGGTGGTCGAAGGACGCGATCACGTCCCGCGCCGTGACCTTGCGCCCGTCCGAGAAGGTGACGCCGTCCTTCAGGCGGAAGGTCCAGACCCGGGCCTCGGCATCGGGCTCGAACTCGGCCAGTTCGGGCACGGCCTGGCCCTTGGCGTCGATCTCGACCAGGTTGTTGCAGACCGCCAGCATCGCCGTCACCACCGGGCCGGCGGCATAGGTCGCCGGGTCCAGCGTGTCCGAGGTCGCACCGCCCAGATGGCCGATGCGCAGCCTGCCGCCGCGCTTCGCCTCCTGCGCCCGCGCGCCGCGCGGCAGGATCAGCCCCGCCGCCGCCATGCCCGCCGCGCCGGCCAGCAAGCCCCGCCTTGTCAGCCCCCGACTCGTCAGATTGATGCTCATGGTGGACCCCCTGTCTTGTGTTATGGATTGGTTCGGCCTGCGGCTCAGCGCCGGGTCAGCTTCAGCGTGTCGCGCACCTCCTGCGGGCCGAGGATGCGGCAGCCCATCGCATTCAGGATCGTCGCCGCCCGCTCGACCAGATCGCCGTTGCGGGCCGGCACGCCCTTGTCGAGCCAGATGTTGTCCTCAAGCCCCACACGCACATTGCCGCCCGCCAGCGCCGCCTGCGCGACGTAAGGCAATTGCATCCGCCCGATCGAGAACATGGAATAGACCCAGCCGGGCGGAATGTTGTTCACCATCGCCATCAGGCTGTTGGGATCGGCGGGCGCGCCATAGGCGATGCCCATGCACAGCTGGATCATCACCGGATCGTCGATCAGCCCCTCCTCCACCAGCGTCTTGGCCAGCCACAGATGGCCGGTGTCGAAGACCTCGATCTCGGGCCGCACCCCCGCCGCCTGGATGCGCGCCGCCATGGCGCGCAGCGTGCCGGGGGTGTTGGTCATGACGTAATCGGCCTCGGCGAAGTTCATCGTGCCGCAATCGAGGGTGCAGATCTCGGGCAGCAGTTCCTCGACATGCACCAGCCGCTCGCTGGCGCCGATTAGGTCGGATTGCGGCGACAGCGGCAGCGGCGCCTCGGCCGAGCCCAGCACGATGTCGCCGCCCATGCCCGCCGTCAGGTTCAGCACCACGTCGGTGCCCGCGGAACGCACCCGGTCCACCACCTCGCGATACAGCGCCGGGTCGCGCGAGGGCGCGCCGGTCTGGGGATCGCGCACATGCACATGGGCGATGGCCGCGCCCGCATTCGCCGCCTCGATGCAGGCTTCGGCGATCTGGCGGGGCGTGATCGGCACCAGGTCGGACTTCTTGTGGCTCTGCCCCGATCCGGTCACCGCGCAGGTGATGAAGACGTCACGGTTCATTCATGGCTCCGGCAATATGTGATTTCACCGCAGCCTGACAGCTATTCCGCTGGCATGATGTGCAATTTACGCCATAATCTTTGCCCATGTCGCCAAAATCGCCGCTGCACCTGACCTTCCTGCTGTTCGACGGCTTCTCGAACATGGTGCTGGCCAGCGCCATCGAGCCCCTGCGGGCGGCGCGCGACCTGTCGGGGCGGCGGCTGTTTTCCTGGCAGGTCGCTTCGCTGGACGGCGGGGCGGTGACCAGTTCCTCGCGGCTGGCGATCTCGGTCGATCTGCCGCTGGAACGGGTGGGGGCGACGGATGCGCTGATCCTGGTTTCGGGCTATGGCATGCGCGACCACCTGCAGCGCGATTCGGCGCAGGCGGTGCTGCGCAAGGCGCGGGGGCTGCCGGTGGTGGGGGGCCTTGATACCGGCGCGTGGCTGCTGGCCCGCATGGGCCTGCTGGCCGGGCGCCGGGCCGCGATCCACTGGATGGAGCGCGGGGCACTGGCCGAGGCTTTCCCCGAAATCACCGTGGTGGCGGACCCCTATGTCGCGGATGGCAACATCGTCACCTGCGGCGGCGCGCAAAGCGTGCTCAGCTGGTCGCTGGACCTGATCGGCGCGCAGGCGGGCGAGGCGCTGCGCTTCGACGTGGCGAACATGTTCGGCCGGGTGATGGGCCGCAGCACCGATCCGGTGGAATGGCAATTGCCCAGCCGCATGACCGACAGCGCGCTGCCGCCGTCGCTGCAGCGCGCCATCGTCGCCATGCGCGAGACCGCCGAACAGCCCTTGCCCCTGCCCCGCATCGCCGAGCGCGCGGCGCTGTCGCCGCGCAGCATGGACCGGCTGTTCCATGCCCATCTGGGCCTGTCGGCCGGCGGCTATTACCGGCAGATCCGGCTGTCCCATGCCCGGGCGCTGGCCTTGGAGACCAAGCTGACGCTGGGCGAGATCGCCTCGCGCACCGGGTTTTCGTCGCCCGCCACGCTGGCGCGCGCCTATCGCAAGCAGTTCGGAGAAACCGTGCGCAAAAGCGCGGCGGGCTGACGCCTTACCACAGATGCCGGCGCAGCGCGTCGCCTTCCTGCGGCGGGGCGGCCGTGTCGCTGCGCGTGTCGGCGACACCGATGTCGCGCAGCAGATGCGCCGGCAGATCGGCCAGCGCCTTGCGGGTCGCGGGATGGTCCAGCGCCGCCATGCGCCCCTCGCATGGCGATAGGCTGGGCTTATCCCGGCGCAGCACACCGAAAAGCAGCCGGGTCAGGCCCGGCAGGAAGGGGCGTTGGCGATCGCATACGGAATTATCGGACATTTTTGCCCTCCTTTCGGTGGTCATGGTTGATCCACGCTTCGATCATGCTAGGTTT from Paracoccus sp. MA carries:
- a CDS encoding GlxA family transcriptional regulator, with the protein product MSPKSPLHLTFLLFDGFSNMVLASAIEPLRAARDLSGRRLFSWQVASLDGGAVTSSSRLAISVDLPLERVGATDALILVSGYGMRDHLQRDSAQAVLRKARGLPVVGGLDTGAWLLARMGLLAGRRAAIHWMERGALAEAFPEITVVADPYVADGNIVTCGGAQSVLSWSLDLIGAQAGEALRFDVANMFGRVMGRSTDPVEWQLPSRMTDSALPPSLQRAIVAMRETAEQPLPLPRIAERAALSPRSMDRLFHAHLGLSAGGYYRQIRLSHARALALETKLTLGEIASRTGFSSPATLARAYRKQFGETVRKSAAG
- a CDS encoding carnitine 3-dehydrogenase, translated to MKIAAIGGGVIGGGWIARFILSGHDVAVHDPHPEAQRIVGEVLANATRAWERLFQAPLPRPGRILWADSLAEAVRDADYIQESVPERLELKHRIIAEIEAAAPGTALIGSSTSGFKPSELRQGARHPARILVAHPFNPVYLLPVVEVVGGGAAADRACEILTEIGMKPVRIAREIDAHIGDRLLEAVWREALWLVHDGIATTEEIDDIIRFGFGLRWAQMGLFETYRIAGGEAGMRHFLGQFGPALKWPWTKLMEVPDLDEALIDRIAGQSDAQSGRHSIRELERIRDDNLVGIFQALKANDWGVGQTVRAQEDGFYARAPVRAEGYPLRIHQARVTGGWVDYNGHMTEFRYLQVLGDATDAFLIHIGLDADYRAQGRSAYTVETHIRHLAEVKAGELLTVETRLLGHDAKRFRLHHAILREDGSEAATGEHMLLHVDTGEGRAIPMPPALLEALDRVAAQDGAPHPDHAGAGIRPIRQKEATA
- a CDS encoding ABC transporter substrate-binding protein, with protein sequence MSINLTSRGLTRRGLLAGAAGMAAAGLILPRGARAQEAKRGGRLRIGHLGGATSDTLDPATYAAGPVVTAMLAVCNNLVEIDAKGQAVPELAEFEPDAEARVWTFRLKDGVTFSDGRKVTARDVIASFDHHRGADTKSGAKGSLEQVKEIRADGDNVVVFELTSGNADFAYLTSDYHFVIMPANEDGTLDWQSGLGTGGYVLENFEPGVRITLKRRDDYWKPDRAWFDEAVLLTINDATARQNALMTGEVDVINSPDLATLHLLQRRPGLQLVEVTGTAHYTMPMFCDQAPFTDPNLRLALKYAIDRQEVLDKVLRGHGQIANDSPIAPANRFFAADLPQRAYDPDKAKHYLKQAGMEGLKVEISASDAASVGALDMVQLFQQSAKAAGIELTVKREPDDGYWSNVWLKKPFCVSYWNGRPTEDDMFSLVYARGAEWNESHWDNERFNELLLKARAELDDSLRAEMYREMQGLVSEDGGTIIPIFVNYIDVANDKVAHGEVASNRFLDGWKIVERWWQA
- a CDS encoding 3-keto-5-aminohexanoate cleavage protein translates to MNRDVFITCAVTGSGQSHKKSDLVPITPRQIAEACIEAANAGAAIAHVHVRDPQTGAPSRDPALYREVVDRVRSAGTDVVLNLTAGMGGDIVLGSAEAPLPLSPQSDLIGASERLVHVEELLPEICTLDCGTMNFAEADYVMTNTPGTLRAMAARIQAAGVRPEIEVFDTGHLWLAKTLVEEGLIDDPVMIQLCMGIAYGAPADPNSLMAMVNNIPPGWVYSMFSIGRMQLPYVAQAALAGGNVRVGLEDNIWLDKGVPARNGDLVERAATILNAMGCRILGPQEVRDTLKLTRR
- a CDS encoding ABC transporter permease gives rise to the protein MSAAEARRRPILRMIAGRLGIGVFTLFVISVLIFLAVSLLPGDIAQQVLGQSATPETVAAFRRELGLDQPLAWRYLDWVGGVLSGDFGRSLANGRPVADLLAARLGNTLFLAAYAAVIAVPLAVGLGLLAALWRGSWFDRIANVATLSAISFPEFFIAYILMFWLSVRMGWFPSIADPGASPRLAEMLGRAFLPAITLVLVVTAHMMRMTRAAVVNVLGAPYVTMARLKGVSRWRVVTRHALPNALAPIVNVVALNVAWLITGVVIVEVVFVYPGLGQLMVDSVTNRDIPVVQACALIFAAVYILLNLLADVLAIATNPRLLHPR